ACTTGACGTTAGTACAACGATTTACGAAGATAATCAAATATGGAATGAAGggtgaattaaaaaaagcttatagtttgaataattttttttttgtacgaaaTAATGGATGAATAGATGTTTTAAAAAGTCACATATTGTATAAAAATCGCGACCTGAGATACGCTTCATCGCAACAAGCGACCATAGTGCAAACAACCTCGTTTATATTAGCGTGCTGAGTAGTTTTCAGCATAGATAACCAAGGTATGTATATCGTTATTGAAAGTTGCGCCCAGACATTCCTACAATTGACCACACGATATAAACGAACAGTAACGCGGGATTGACAGTTCCAACAACGACAGCACAATTGTTAACCAATAAAATAGCTTCCGAGTGTGGCGAATGTTTGGTGTGAGTCTTTAGCGGAAATTCTACACATAAACCAAGCTCATAATCGTGCGAAGTTTTTCCTCGACAAAAATATACTGTTGGGTTACACGTTTTCTTGGGGGCTGTGTAAAGTAGCATTGTTGTTAGCGGTTGATCCGTGACCATTCagtcaatttattttattttttttttcattagctCGAGTATTGTTGCAAAGAATGTATGCTGCAGTATATAAATTTGCACACTACAGTTCCTCAATACATGATTAAAGTGTAATTCATAAGTAAGAACGGTTCAAGCATTGCTTCGATTGCAAAACGACATTGAGGTCAATTctgtgaaaaaagaaaaactataaGAAAATCGCATCCTTATTGAATGCGCCATAGTGTTCAACAAACAATAGGAATTCCGAGGAAACGTTGAATTGCAGCATCCAAATCGTCTAATTACCTACACAGTGTTTtgtaaaacggaaaaaatgcaccacactgaaaatgataaaaagcgGGCCAATTTTTCGGCATTGAACCCTATTAATGGAGCGATTATTAAAACGACAACCACGGGGAAGCCTGGTGATGTTAAAAAacttattataaaaaatatgaaatgtaaGTAACTGGATAGCCAGGTATTTATTATGCTTGTTTTTGATTGTGAATATCTGTTCTGTACCTTTATTTTCAGCTTATCCCTCAATACCGGAAAATTTTGAAGAAACTACATGGAACCAACTACGCAAAGCGGTGATTGCTATTCAGACATCTACGCCGATAGAATATTCGCTGGAATGCCTCTGCCAGGCGGTTTCGCACATGTGTGAAGACAAGATGGATTCACAATTGTACGTTAATCTGACGGCCTTAGTAGAGCAGCATGTGAAGGCAAATATTGTACCATTTTTGTCTGAGTCTGGAGACAAGTTGGTATATCTTAAGAAAATGAACGACTATTGGCAATCGCACTGCCAGCAGATGATCATGATACGTAGCATATTTCTCTATCTCGATCGTATATACGTCTTAAATAACCCAACCGTTCACTCTATCTGGGAGATGGGATTAGAACTTTTTCGTGATCATATTGCTATGAACAATTTAGTTCAAGCTCGTACCGTTGAAGGAATTCTAATACTCATTGAAAAAGAACGCCATGGCGATACTGTCGATAGATCACTATTGAAAAGCCTTTTAAGAATGTTGTCCGATCTACAAATCTATCGGGATGCATTTGAACAAAAGTTCCTTATGGCAACGAAACATTTGTATCAAGCGGAGGGACAGGCTAAGATGGAAGAACTGGATGTACCAGACTATTTGCAACATGTCGATAAACGATtaaatgaagaagaagaacgccTGGAACATTATCTCGATGGCTGCACTAAGCATCAGCTAATTGTAACCGTTGAGAGACAGTTAATCAACGAACACGTAACTGGAATACTGCAGAAAGGATTGGATCAACTTCTTGAGGAAAATCGGCTTAACGATCTAACTCGGCTTTACAAATTGTTTTGTCGTGTGAAGAATGGTACCACAGAGCTGTGTGCACATTTTAATgcatacataaaaaagaaaggccGTACAATTGTCATCGATCCGGAGAAGGACAAATCTATGGTGCAGGATTTGCTGGACTATAAAGACAAAATGGATAATATTGTCAATTCATGTTtcgaaaagaatgaaaaattcggCAACTCACTACGTGAAGCATTCGAGTACTTCATTAATCAACGATCTAACAAACCTGCTGAATTGATCGCAAAGTATGTTGACATGAAACTACGAGCTGGAAACAAAGAAGCCACGGAGGAAGAATTAGAGCAGATTCTGGATAAGATCATGGTGCAGTTTAGATTCATTCATGGCAAAGATGTTTTTGAAGCGTTTTACAAAAAAGATTTAGCTAAACGTCTGTTGGTTGGTAAGTCCGCCTCTGTTGACGCAGAGAAAAGCATGTTGTCAAAACTGAAGCAAGAATGTGGTGGAGGGTTTACTTCGAAGCTGGAAGGCATGTTTAAGGACATGGAACTAAGCAGAGATATAAATTTTGCGTTTAAACAGGTAAGATTGTAACGCTTATCTTCCAAGCTAAATTGCTCTTAGCTACATATCTCTTGtacttttttatatcttcGTAGAGTATGCAAAATTCGGAACATAAAGAGCTTCAAAATATCGATCTGACTGTAAACATACTGACAATGGGATTCTGGCCAACTTATCCGGTAATGGAAGTAACACTTCCGCAGGAGCTGTTACAGTACCAATCGATCTTCAACAAATTTTACTTAGCAAAACACAGTGGACGAAAGCTTCAATGGCAGCCAACGCTTGGCCATTGCGTACTTAAGGCACAATTTGATGCGGTAAGCGCATTTCACACCATTTAGGTGCGCAAGCTATAAAACTATCAATATCGTTTTATTTACAGGGACCGAAAGATTTGCAAGTATCTCTGTTTCAAGCTTTAGTATTGCTACTATTCAACTACAACGCTGCTATCTCATTCGAAGAAATACGTGCCGCAGTTGTAATAGAGGTAttgtaaataatgtttataaaaaaatcctaaatGCTTAAATATTGATAGTGTATTAATCTATCTGCCAACAGATTGGAGAATTGAAGCGCACCCTGCAATCACTTGCCTGTGGAAAGGCACGCGTTCTAACAAAAGTACCCAAAGGTCGTGAGGTGGAAAACACTGATAACTTTCATTTCAATAACGAGTTCACCAATAAGTTATTTAGGATCAAGATTaatcaaattcaaatgaaGGAAACGGTATGTCAGTTATATGAAGCATATTATGCATGTATATTAGTtgactattgtttttttttagaccgAAGAACAAAAGGCCACTGAAGAACGTGTATACCAGGATCGTCAGTATCAAATTGATGCTGCGATTGTGCGTATTATGAAGATGAGAAAAACCCTTAGCCACAACTTATTGATCACGGAACTGTATAAACAGCTAACCTTTCCAGTTAAGGTGGGTAATTTTGATTAAAGGCCCTAATGATGAACCTTTTATGCTGTAGATCATCTATATGctataatattttgttttgatcatttCAGCCGGCAGACTTAAAGAAACGTATCGAATCTTTAATAGATCGGGATTATATGGAACGAGATAAGGATAATCAAAACCAGTATAACTACGTTGCTTAATTTCTTCGGAAAGCGATAACAGACAGtaggtaaaattaaaattctgtCTGCAAAAATATCTCTTGtgtcagtaaaacaaaacaccaagcTTCTAGACATGCAAGATTccacagagcaaaaaaaaaactcaatatctatatatatatatacataaatCACTTTTGGTTGCAGATATCTTTCTCACCGGTCGTGTTAAACTCGACAAAAATGTTAGTCGCATTTTACACACGGTTCGTTAAATGATAAGGAATATAGTCATGTTAAATGCAGGCTATATCTTTTAAGCAGAATACTTCACAATCGTTGATTTGAAACAACCGTATGTACATTTTGTAATAAATCTCCGAagagtgtgtatgtatgtatgagTGCTGAGAATTTGTGTTAATATTTGTATAATTAGAACAATTTTAAAGTCTACTTTATTTTCGAAAGCCTTGAGACACTGTGTTCAACAATATTATATTGATATTGTTGGATGATTTCTTCCGTAATGATATGTTGTTAATCCCTATGTCATATACGACTCTACTCCTCCCCTTTAAGTGAGATAATATTTTCGGATAGTAGCAAATGTATCTACCGTTATATTATCTCATCCGTTCCGTTCTTCCGTACGCAGGGCTACCTATTCTTCTACAACTAAATACGAATAGAGTAAACCGAGAGCTCTGAGGATTAAATGATTTCCTTGAACATTGTTCTCCCTGTAcaggtttattttattttcaacacaaatacaGTTGAATGTACGCTTTTGATATCAATTGAACTACCGGAAATGATCGTCCATGTGTTTTAAACGATCGTTACAAGCATCAATCTCGTTAATTAGGCTTGAAGTTAAATTTGTGGGATTAATCTCTCGTCCCAAGAAGTTTGAAACTAACAAACGACTTGGAATACCACCACCATATGCTAGACATCCACGACGATATTTTTCACCTTGTGTTCGACTGAATGGATCCTGTTCAAAATAAGTTTGCCATATCCATGAAGCAATTGTTCTCGAAATAAGGTATGAGTAATACTTTGCACCGTATCCGACCAGATGAGAAAAACGGAGCTGCCATGCGGTATTTTCCACGTAAGGAAGACCGTAATATTTCTCTTGCACTCTTCTAAGTGTGGCAGTTGTGTTTTCCCCATGCAGACCGTGATCTCCGTGGTAAACCTGATCCAGTGCAGAATAAAACACTTGCAGCTGTGTTTCGCTCgaagcaaataaatgtttcGATGTGCATAGTCGTTGTAACATTTCTTCAGGCATTGGTTCTtgggtttgaaaatgtttagcAAAGGATCTTATCACTCGTGGGTCATTTGCAAAATATTCCATCAACACTGAAGGAACCTCTGCAAAGTCTGTGCTACAACGTGTACCAGTCACATGTTGATATTCCGTTCTTGCGAGCATCGAATGCATTGCGTGTCCCATCTCATGAAAGAGATTGTCCACCATAGAAGGAGCTAGCAGTGTCGGTCCTGACCAACGGGGTTGCGTAAGATTCAGCATGACGACAACGATTGGGTTTTGAAAACTTCCATCTGGCAATATTTTGCCTCCCTGGATCGTAAAATGGCAATCTTGGTTCGGTTTTCCTTGCCGCTCAAAAAGATCACAATAAATATAGCCAAGCAAACCCTCCGTCTCATGTACAACGGCCAGCTTATATATATCATGACACCAGGATTCTCCCGGCTCCATTTCcacatttttcaaattgatACCGAACAGTCCGTTCATAAGTAGGTTCAAACCTTCCATGCATGCTCCTATACTGAAGTAGGGTGAAAATTCTGAAGTATTTGCCTGTAGATATTTGCGCTTCAAGCAAGACGTGTAGTATGGGGTGTCCCAAGAAGCCAGCGGAACATCATGGCCACATTCtgcagttttcattttctgcaTAATAGAAAAATCTTTAGCTGCACGAGGACCCAGCTGTTCGTTGAGAGCatctaaaaacaaatccaccaTCTCCGGTGTTTCCACAGTGCTTGCTTTCAGTGCTCGGTGGGCGTATGTTGGAAATCCGCAGACTGTGGCAAGTTCGTGTCGGCATTTTAGCATTTCCGACAATAGACGCTCCTGATCCTTATCTGGATAAAGAAATAAGCGATATGCTGACTCCCGAGCCTTACTGTTTGCAGAATCGGCATACAATCCGGATACGAGAATATGGTCACCATCTGAAGGAAAGCTGCAAAACAGGAGACTTGGTTAAGTATGCATCCAAATGTTCTAGTAACGCTTTAAGAACACTAACAAAGGTAAAATAGCAGCAGGAAGAATGTTTCTTGAAATTTGTCTAGGATTTACGGCTCCGGCCATGAACCGTTGACCAAGTTGAAGAATGCAATCATTTAAAAACACCACTCGTTGCCGTGCTTTCTCCTCCAGATGAATACCACTTTGTTCGaaatcaaaaagaaataatctGGCCACATGCTTATCGACGTCGGTAGTCTCTAATTTGTCTCCGTTGTCTACGACGGTTTTCAATGagttaaataactttttatgGGTATTCAATTTCTCCACAATGCCACTAATAGTAATACAAGCGTCCTCAGCTGCGTAGCAATAATTAGCTGCCGGGTGAGCTAAGCGAATGAACTCCGACAGATCCGCCACTTTGCATAGCGTATCGGAAAGCTCATCAAAGATCATAACCATTTTTCGTCGGCGGTTTGGTGAAGTTGCTTCCTCGATAAGATCATCGGTTTTGAACATGGCCTTTTCCTTAAGTACATAAAACCCTTCATGCGATGTGAGTTCCGGTATACCAAACAGTCCCtaaaagacaacaacaaagagCAGATAGAACCTAGTCGATGCAAAACCAATATCGTTAACAAACCACTTCATTCTTGGTGAAATTTATACGCTTTTCCGGACGAGTGTTGAATGCAGTGGTCAATGGAGACCATGTAGTCACCATTCGTTGTAATCGAATAGGAATGCGGAATGTTTGGGTCCGACGTAACATTTcgcttatttttgtttcttgttttaatATTCCGCGTACTTCGAGAAGTACGTAGGACGAAATCTGTTCTGCCAATTTCTACAGAAACACCTGTCAAAGTGGACAATGGCGATTTTCccatttaaaataaagtatGCGAATAGCGatcattaaaatttgaaaatttatattcTTCCGTTCTTCAATGCATTAAaggaataaattatgcattggACAAACTACATCTGATAATTTTTAGCTAATTCCATACCAAACCGACCATTGAACTTTAGCTTATAAACTACATGACAGCATTCCTGTCGTTTGTGGGAATATGAAGAAAACTTCAAAGatacaaagaaaacaaaagcaaaatggtGTTGGCTAGACTGTTTGTAATTTGTGTGCTTATATTGAATATATGCAGAGGTAAATCATATTAACATACGTAAATGGTGTACAAAGTTATATAGTACACTATGAAGTTGCGGTTCTAGTTGCAGGATTATAGTAAGACAGCAGTATAGCGGTTTACAAATTCCGTGTACTGTTGTACCAGACCGTGgatgaacgaaacaaaaatgttcagAAACACcttagagagaaagagagaaagagagagagaacataTACAGTggataattttgttatttagtAAACGAACCAAGAAGGGTAGCAAAGCTTGTTAGATGTAGTATAATGCTTTAAAGCGAGCGTGCAAGGTTTAACGTGAATTTAGGAGTACAATTGTATCGGTGCTACCACATCGGATCTGATGTacaaaattacaacaacaTTCATTGTTGTTCAAACGGAACGCTAAACGACTGCCGTAAAGCATAAGAAAGTGGTCCCCGCCATGGTGAAAGGAATGCTATCATTATTCTTATTATATTGTGCACAACGAAGCAAAACTAAATAAACTATAGGTTTAAGAGTAAAACTTAAAATAGGCATACAACAGATTGTTCCTTTCGTACTAGTTCTAATCATTTGTTCAGTAGTTTTATACTTGTTTACTTGAGTTTATTAATTCAAACTGTTTGCCTCAATGGGTCTTACAACGATTCAACGAGGAGAGATAGGCAATATaaaaaacaggcaaacaaaaaagccatcAAGGAAAGGCAAACTTGACAGACTTGTTCCAAGTTATAAATTGTAATTATAATGTTTGAATAATATGTACATATGTATTTATGCACTTTCCAGGAGACCTAGAAGACGGCAAACTACTAGATGATATGGATGATAATGACATGGAATCTCCTCTTGGAAATCATAATCTTCCTATTCAAAATACTGTTCTTGTTCATCCCAGGTAAGCGAATGTAATCCCAttttaatgtaaataattttaacagATCACTGGCCAATGACTTATGCCGTTGATTATGGaaatatttatgtatttaCATTTTGGCATTTGTATAATATGTATGTGTGCTCTGGACTGTGTTGCTACTTTGGTGATAAATAGAAGGCACTCGAAGTCAAACAAGCGGATGAAACGAAGGTAACAGGGCTGAACAATTAAACATCTTCCTGGTTCAAATTAGTTTTTAGTTTCTTAACTTTATTCATTGTAAGTTTCTgatgtctgtgtgtttttcttgcacTGTTatattatgtttgtttaattacaTTACTATGTTTGCCCTAATCGTTTTACAAGctttggaaataaaacaatttaatatgATTTCAGATATAAATGTTATTCTTGCGAACCACCAGACTGTGCTGATACGGCGATTCACGCACACTACTGCCAAAATGCTATCCAATGCTGGAAATCACGAACCCGTGATcccgaaggaaatgaaaatgtacaaCGAGGATGTACTACCGAACACGAGCAATTGCCGCTATATTGCCGTCAAAATCAGAAAACAAACTCTGGTGACGGCGGTGGACCAAAGAAACGCCATGTTTCCAATACCGGAATGTATAACATCGAATGCTGCACGGGTGATTATTGCAATAACGGATCTTTTCCAGAACTACCTCCCATGAAAGGTATATTTTTACCGTTTCATTTAGAAAGGGGCCAGAATAATTTGTCTGTGGTGTTTTACAGTTTCAAATACAGTCCCAGTGGCCGATCCGTTCGTATTGAAGATGGCAGCTGCTATTCTTGTACCATTTGGCACAGTCGTAATTCTTGCTGTTACTGCTATTTATTGTATGCGTCGGGCCCATAAAAAACGAATGAACGCTTGTCGAACTAAATATGATCCTGAAACCTATTACACAAACGACGATGTACTACGAGCTACCAGTGCGGGAGACAGCACGTTGCGAGTATGTTggctaatattttttttttttttgtttgctaaaatTGAGATCAACCTTGTAGGAATATTTACAACACTCCGTTACTTCTGGCTCTGGTAGTGGACTGCCTTTGCTTATACAACGTACTCTTGCTAAGCAGGTGTCTCTTTGCGAATGCATCGGTCGTGGTCGTTATGGAGAAGTATGGCGCGGTATTTGGCATGGCGAAAGTGTTGCTGTGAAAATTTTCTTTAGCCGTGATGAAGATTCCTGGAAACGTGAAACGGAAATTTATGGGTATGtggaaacgtaaacaaaagataagagcattttgtttatttatgttgtttatCGAACGTTTTAGGACGGTTCTGTTACGGCACGAAAACATACTGGGGTATGTTGGTTCGGACATGACTTCGAGAAACTCTTGCACCCAATTATGGCTCATTACACACTATTATCCGCAAGGATCCTTGTTTGATTATCTTAATCGTACCGCAATTACAACACACCAAATGGTCACTATTTGTCTTTCCATTGCCAACGGTATGGTGCATCTTCATACGGAGATCTTTGGAACCGAGGTAAGCCAACCTTTCGCATATACAGCcgaatatttcaaaaatctaATCGTTATGTCGTATTTTAGGGTAAGCCGGCTATCGCACATCgtgatttaaaaacaaaaaacattctaATACGAGCCAATGGAACATGTGTTATCGCGGATTTCGGTTTAGCTGTAATGCACAGCCAAACAACCAATAAAATAGATATAGGCAATACGGCTCGTGTAGGAACAAAGCGTTATATGGCCCCGGAAGTGCTCGATGAAAGGTACGTTTGTTTCATAAAGAGGTTTGATGAGAACGATTGAATTACTATTcaaatgcatttaatttaatttccagtATTAGCATGGATTGTTTCGACGCCTTAAGGAAAGCTGATATCTATGCATTGGGGCTAATTTTTTGGGAAGTTTGCCGTCGCACTATCTCATGTGGTATTGCTGAAGAGTATAAAGT
This Anopheles marshallii chromosome 3, idAnoMarsDA_429_01, whole genome shotgun sequence DNA region includes the following protein-coding sequences:
- the LOC128713273 gene encoding mitochondrial intermediate peptidase; its protein translation is MLRRTQTFRIPIRLQRMVTTWSPLTTAFNTRPEKRINFTKNEVGLFGIPELTSHEGFYVLKEKAMFKTDDLIEEATSPNRRRKMVMIFDELSDTLCKVADLSEFIRLAHPAANYCYAAEDACITISGIVEKLNTHKKLFNSLKTVVDNGDKLETTDVDKHVARLFLFDFEQSGIHLEEKARQRVVFLNDCILQLGQRFMAGAVNPRQISRNILPAAILPFFPSDGDHILVSGLYADSANSKARESAYRLFLYPDKDQERLLSEMLKCRHELATVCGFPTYAHRALKASTVETPEMVDLFLDALNEQLGPRAAKDFSIMQKMKTAECGHDVPLASWDTPYYTSCLKRKYLQANTSEFSPYFSIGACMEGLNLLMNGLFGINLKNVEMEPGESWCHDIYKLAVVHETEGLLGYIYCDLFERQGKPNQDCHFTIQGGKILPDGSFQNPIVVVMLNLTQPRWSGPTLLAPSMVDNLFHEMGHAMHSMLARTEYQHVTGTRCSTDFAEVPSVLMEYFANDPRVIRSFAKHFQTQEPMPEEMLQRLCTSKHLFASSETQLQVFYSALDQVYHGDHGLHGENTTATLRRVQEKYYGLPYVENTAWQLRFSHLVGYGAKYYSYLISRTIASWIWQTYFEQDPFSRTQGEKYRRGCLAYGGGIPSRLLVSNFLGREINPTNLTSSLINEIDACNDRLKHMDDHFR
- the LOC128715430 gene encoding activin receptor type-1, encoding MVLARLFVICVLILNICRGDLEDGKLLDDMDDNDMESPLGNHNLPIQNTVLVHPRRHSKSNKRMKRRYKCYSCEPPDCADTAIHAHYCQNAIQCWKSRTRDPEGNENVQRGCTTEHEQLPLYCRQNQKTNSGDGGGPKKRHVSNTGMYNIECCTGDYCNNGSFPELPPMKVSNTVPVADPFVLKMAAAILVPFGTVVILAVTAIYCMRRAHKKRMNACRTKYDPETYYTNDDVLRATSAGDSTLREYLQHSVTSGSGSGLPLLIQRTLAKQVSLCECIGRGRYGEVWRGIWHGESVAVKIFFSRDEDSWKRETEIYGTVLLRHENILGYVGSDMTSRNSCTQLWLITHYYPQGSLFDYLNRTAITTHQMVTICLSIANGMVHLHTEIFGTEGKPAIAHRDLKTKNILIRANGTCVIADFGLAVMHSQTTNKIDIGNTARVGTKRYMAPEVLDESISMDCFDALRKADIYALGLIFWEVCRRTISCGIAEEYKVPYFDYVSSDPSFEEMRKVVCVDNYRPSVQNRWTSDTFLASMSKLMRECWHMNPNVRLPALRIKKTLLKLASSDETIKITPDGEVIV
- the LOC128711961 gene encoding cullin-4B codes for the protein MHHTENDKKRANFSALNPINGAIIKTTTTGKPGDVKKLIIKNMKSYPSIPENFEETTWNQLRKAVIAIQTSTPIEYSLECLCQAVSHMCEDKMDSQLYVNLTALVEQHVKANIVPFLSESGDKLVYLKKMNDYWQSHCQQMIMIRSIFLYLDRIYVLNNPTVHSIWEMGLELFRDHIAMNNLVQARTVEGILILIEKERHGDTVDRSLLKSLLRMLSDLQIYRDAFEQKFLMATKHLYQAEGQAKMEELDVPDYLQHVDKRLNEEEERLEHYLDGCTKHQLIVTVERQLINEHVTGILQKGLDQLLEENRLNDLTRLYKLFCRVKNGTTELCAHFNAYIKKKGRTIVIDPEKDKSMVQDLLDYKDKMDNIVNSCFEKNEKFGNSLREAFEYFINQRSNKPAELIAKYVDMKLRAGNKEATEEELEQILDKIMVQFRFIHGKDVFEAFYKKDLAKRLLVGKSASVDAEKSMLSKLKQECGGGFTSKLEGMFKDMELSRDINFAFKQSMQNSEHKELQNIDLTVNILTMGFWPTYPVMEVTLPQELLQYQSIFNKFYLAKHSGRKLQWQPTLGHCVLKAQFDAGPKDLQVSLFQALVLLLFNYNAAISFEEIRAAVVIEIGELKRTLQSLACGKARVLTKVPKGREVENTDNFHFNNEFTNKLFRIKINQIQMKETTEEQKATEERVYQDRQYQIDAAIVRIMKMRKTLSHNLLITELYKQLTFPVKPADLKKRIESLIDRDYMERDKDNQNQYNYVA